The proteins below come from a single Candidatus Palauibacter soopunensis genomic window:
- the guaA gene encoding glutamine-hydrolyzing GMP synthase has protein sequence MSRVLILDFGSQFTQLIARRIREEGVYCEVHPPTRTPAWVRRYDPAAIVLSGGPASVYDEGVPTAQPETLAMGVPILGICYGMQLVADLVGGEVQQAERREYGRAELRVRAADPLFRGFDDGEPTQVWMSHGDSLHALPPGFEVSATTENSIAAIRSEERRIWGVQFHPEVAHTTRGGEMLRNFLFEIAGCEMSWNAANIIDHQLATVRETVGDGQVICGLSGGVDSSVAAALVQRAVGDRLTCIFVDTGLLRKGERDAVEAVFGEHMGMRLEVVDAADLFLDRLAGVEEPEEKRVIIGHTFIDVFEEAAGRHGDARFLVQGTLYPDVIESVSVWGPSVKIKSHHNVGGLRPDHPFELIEPLRELFKDEVRAVGRELGLSEEIVGRHPFPGPGLGIRILGDVTREKLATLREVDAIYLEGIRDAGLYDEIWQAFAVLLPVQSVGVMGDARTYENVVVLRAVTSLDGMTADWFQFPHDVLGRISNRIINEVKGVNRVTYDVSSKPPATIEWE, from the coding sequence GTGAGTCGCGTTCTCATCCTCGATTTCGGATCCCAGTTCACGCAACTCATCGCGCGACGCATTCGCGAGGAGGGCGTGTACTGCGAGGTGCACCCGCCGACGCGGACCCCGGCGTGGGTCCGCCGCTACGATCCGGCGGCCATCGTCCTTTCCGGAGGGCCGGCGAGCGTGTACGACGAAGGCGTCCCCACGGCCCAGCCCGAGACCCTCGCCATGGGCGTCCCGATTCTCGGGATCTGCTACGGAATGCAGCTCGTTGCGGATCTCGTCGGGGGCGAGGTGCAACAGGCCGAGCGCCGGGAGTACGGGCGGGCCGAACTCAGGGTTCGGGCGGCGGATCCTCTCTTTCGCGGGTTCGACGATGGCGAGCCCACCCAGGTCTGGATGAGCCACGGCGACTCCCTCCACGCGCTGCCGCCGGGTTTCGAGGTCTCAGCGACCACCGAGAACTCGATCGCCGCGATCCGGTCCGAGGAGCGGCGGATCTGGGGCGTCCAGTTCCACCCGGAAGTTGCCCACACGACGCGCGGCGGCGAGATGCTGCGGAACTTCCTGTTCGAGATCGCCGGCTGCGAGATGAGCTGGAACGCCGCGAACATCATCGACCACCAGCTCGCCACGGTGCGCGAGACCGTGGGCGATGGACAGGTGATCTGCGGCCTCTCGGGCGGAGTGGACAGCTCCGTGGCCGCCGCGCTCGTGCAGCGGGCGGTCGGGGACCGGCTCACCTGCATCTTCGTCGACACGGGCCTGCTGCGGAAAGGTGAACGCGACGCCGTGGAAGCGGTGTTCGGCGAACACATGGGGATGCGGCTTGAGGTCGTCGACGCGGCCGATCTCTTCCTCGACCGCCTCGCCGGCGTCGAGGAGCCTGAAGAGAAGCGGGTCATCATCGGCCACACCTTCATCGACGTGTTCGAGGAGGCGGCGGGCCGGCATGGCGACGCGCGTTTCCTCGTGCAGGGAACGCTGTACCCCGACGTGATCGAGTCCGTCTCGGTGTGGGGGCCATCGGTGAAGATCAAGTCCCATCACAACGTGGGCGGACTTCGTCCGGATCACCCGTTCGAACTCATCGAGCCCCTTCGTGAACTCTTCAAGGACGAGGTGCGCGCCGTAGGCCGCGAGCTGGGCCTTTCGGAGGAGATCGTGGGGCGTCACCCGTTTCCGGGACCGGGCCTGGGGATCCGAATCCTGGGCGACGTGACGCGGGAGAAACTCGCCACGCTGCGGGAAGTGGACGCGATCTACCTCGAGGGGATTCGCGATGCGGGGCTCTACGACGAGATATGGCAGGCGTTCGCCGTCTTGCTGCCCGTCCAGTCCGTCGGCGTCATGGGCGATGCGCGCACGTACGAGAACGTCGTCGTGCTCCGGGCCGTGACCTCGCTGGACGGGATGACGGCCGACTGGTTCCAGTTCCCCCACGACGTCCTGGGCCGGATCTCCAACCGCATCATCAACGAGGTGAAGGGAGTGAACCGGGTGACCTACGATGTGTCGTCGAAGCCCCCCGCCACGATCGAGTGGGAGTAG
- a CDS encoding folylpolyglutamate synthase/dihydrofolate synthase family protein translates to MLIGGGDALAALFDSRPATRIRWGLDRIEALLTELGRPERTFDALHIAGTNGKGSTACFAASMLGSGGTRTGLYTSPHLEDVRERFRIDGGWVEESALQSAAARVAGCEAAESCTYFELATALAFTCFAECGVQVAVVETGLGGRLDATNVLRPAGTAITPISLDHTEWLGGSLEAIAREKGGIFKSGAPACLGRIEPPPLAALERVARGVGAPVARLGRDAEVSEIAVRTDPSGTRFRYVSGSRPDGLRLATGLPGRHQADNAALALLLLDCSGYPPDDGAARRGIARARLAGRFEVRPPGAGRPGCVFDIAHNPAAIAALCETLAELSVARPLIAVVGMLADKDWKSTLARLALDSDTMILTRSAVPAERRWDPSRAQEWLSRERGLESIVCRNVAEAVSRGLTLAGAGTLLVTGSAYTVGEARALPELDGVRTGD, encoded by the coding sequence GTGCTGATCGGGGGCGGGGACGCCCTCGCGGCCCTGTTCGACTCCCGTCCGGCCACCAGGATCCGCTGGGGTCTCGACAGAATCGAAGCGCTCCTCACGGAGCTGGGTCGGCCGGAACGAACCTTCGACGCGCTCCACATTGCCGGCACAAACGGCAAGGGGTCGACCGCGTGCTTCGCGGCGTCGATGCTCGGAAGCGGCGGCACGCGCACGGGACTCTACACCTCGCCGCACCTCGAGGACGTTCGGGAACGGTTCCGGATCGACGGGGGGTGGGTGGAGGAGTCGGCGCTTCAGTCCGCCGCGGCTCGCGTCGCCGGCTGCGAGGCGGCCGAAAGCTGCACGTACTTCGAGTTGGCCACCGCGCTCGCCTTCACCTGCTTCGCGGAATGCGGGGTGCAGGTGGCGGTCGTCGAAACCGGTCTCGGCGGCCGCCTCGACGCGACGAACGTGCTTCGTCCCGCCGGCACGGCGATCACCCCGATCAGCCTCGACCACACGGAATGGCTCGGCGGATCTCTCGAGGCGATCGCGAGGGAAAAGGGCGGGATCTTCAAGAGCGGAGCGCCAGCCTGCCTGGGTCGAATCGAGCCACCTCCGCTCGCGGCGCTCGAGCGGGTCGCGCGCGGCGTCGGAGCGCCGGTCGCGCGCCTCGGAAGGGACGCGGAAGTATCGGAAATCGCGGTGCGAACCGACCCCTCCGGGACGCGCTTCCGATACGTTTCGGGGTCGCGTCCCGACGGCCTGCGGCTTGCCACGGGCCTCCCGGGCCGGCACCAGGCGGACAACGCGGCTCTCGCTCTCCTGCTGCTGGACTGCTCCGGCTATCCGCCGGACGACGGCGCCGCGCGGCGCGGGATCGCGCGCGCGCGGCTGGCCGGCCGCTTCGAGGTCCGGCCTCCGGGGGCGGGACGCCCGGGCTGCGTGTTCGATATCGCGCATAACCCGGCAGCGATCGCGGCGCTCTGCGAGACGCTGGCAGAACTGTCGGTGGCCCGCCCGCTCATCGCCGTGGTCGGAATGCTGGCCGACAAGGACTGGAAGAGCACGCTGGCCCGACTCGCGCTTGACAGCGACACTATGATTCTGACTCGATCCGCCGTCCCCGCGGAGAGGCGGTGGGACCCGTCGCGGGCGCAGGAGTGGCTGTCGCGCGAACGGGGCCTCGAATCGATCGTGTGCCGGAACGTGGCCGAGGCGGTCTCACGGGGGCTGACACTCGCCGGCGCGGGAACACTTTTGGTCACGGGATCCGCCTATACCGTGGGTGAGGCCCGGGCATTGCCGGAACTCGACGGCGTACGAACAGGAGATTAG
- the mrdA gene encoding penicillin-binding protein 2 has product MNRDNGHRSIRKQRGRWAAGAIFFCLSIVAAGFVNLQIFSTELYTLLSSENRLRTITVPAPRGTIYDRYGRAIADNVPGYDVSMLPGPRDSIAAGLDRLAERLELSPERRAALLSRNRDRPGEALVVRENANFEQVAFIEERRPRFRRVVVDQRPHRRYPAGPAVAHVIGYVGEISPEELTRPEYADYESGQSIGKTGLEEQYEHRLAGRNGIRYAEVNALGSIVRDLGVAQAQAPVPGDDLHLGIDLDLQVYADSVFPEGMRGGVVALDPVTGEVLLLYSHPTFDPNAFIGGIPLDLWNSLREHPDEPMLDRVSMASYPPGSTWKLVMSAIGMKTADLAFDTYHASACTGGLWYHTRRFRCWLPSGHGRLNLSEAIKHSCNVWFYQAGQRIGLDPLLAGVGEFGFGRRTGIDLPSETLGRFPDSRQWYDDYLGPGGWTEAVVWNLSIGQGENAQTLLAMAQFYAALSTGKAPVRPHLVRDEMLAQQRADWTLDLPEVQRRQLVDALVRVVNEPGGTAYGSRLARWTLAGKTGTAQNPHGPPHSWFVGFAPAYNPRIVIAAIVEHGHPDGAPSLAVPLAAGLVNRHLETLGLPPEDTPGIRPTEALPAPAGG; this is encoded by the coding sequence GTGAACCGCGACAACGGACACCGCTCCATCCGAAAACAGCGAGGCCGCTGGGCCGCGGGTGCGATCTTTTTCTGCCTGTCGATCGTCGCCGCCGGGTTCGTCAACCTCCAGATCTTCAGCACCGAGTTGTATACGCTCCTTTCGAGCGAGAACCGGCTGCGGACCATCACGGTGCCGGCGCCGCGCGGGACCATCTACGACCGCTATGGACGGGCCATCGCGGACAACGTGCCGGGGTACGACGTGTCGATGCTGCCCGGGCCCCGCGACTCCATCGCGGCCGGACTCGATCGGCTCGCGGAGCGGCTGGAGTTGTCGCCCGAGCGGCGCGCCGCGTTGTTGTCGCGCAACCGGGACCGTCCCGGCGAAGCTCTGGTCGTGCGCGAGAACGCGAACTTCGAGCAGGTCGCGTTCATCGAGGAACGGAGACCCCGGTTTCGGCGCGTCGTCGTGGACCAGAGGCCGCACCGGCGCTATCCGGCGGGGCCCGCGGTCGCGCACGTGATCGGGTACGTGGGAGAGATCAGCCCGGAGGAACTGACTCGACCCGAGTATGCGGACTACGAATCCGGCCAGTCGATCGGGAAGACGGGGCTGGAGGAGCAGTACGAGCACAGGCTCGCCGGGCGGAACGGGATCCGTTACGCGGAGGTGAACGCCCTGGGTTCGATCGTGCGGGATCTGGGGGTCGCGCAGGCGCAGGCTCCGGTGCCCGGAGATGACCTGCATCTCGGCATCGATCTCGACCTCCAGGTGTACGCGGATTCGGTGTTTCCCGAAGGGATGCGGGGCGGCGTCGTGGCGCTGGACCCCGTCACGGGAGAAGTGCTGCTTCTCTATAGCCACCCCACGTTCGACCCCAACGCGTTCATCGGCGGCATTCCCCTGGATCTGTGGAACTCGCTTCGTGAACACCCGGACGAGCCTATGCTGGACCGGGTCTCGATGGCTTCCTACCCCCCGGGATCCACGTGGAAGCTCGTCATGTCCGCCATCGGGATGAAGACGGCGGACCTCGCGTTCGATACCTACCACGCGTCCGCATGCACCGGCGGGCTCTGGTACCACACCCGCCGCTTCCGCTGCTGGCTCCCGAGTGGACACGGTCGCCTGAACCTCTCCGAGGCGATCAAGCATTCGTGCAATGTCTGGTTCTATCAGGCGGGGCAGCGGATCGGTCTCGACCCGCTCCTTGCGGGGGTCGGAGAGTTCGGCTTCGGACGCCGGACCGGGATCGACCTCCCGTCCGAGACGCTGGGCCGCTTCCCGGACTCCAGACAGTGGTACGACGACTATCTGGGGCCGGGAGGGTGGACCGAGGCCGTCGTGTGGAACCTCTCGATCGGGCAGGGGGAAAACGCGCAGACGCTGCTGGCGATGGCCCAGTTCTACGCGGCACTGTCGACGGGGAAGGCGCCCGTCAGACCCCACCTCGTGCGGGATGAGATGCTCGCGCAGCAGCGCGCGGACTGGACGCTGGATCTCCCCGAGGTCCAGCGGCGCCAGCTCGTCGACGCCCTGGTGCGTGTCGTGAACGAGCCCGGAGGCACTGCCTACGGCAGCCGGCTGGCCCGCTGGACTCTCGCCGGGAAGACCGGCACGGCCCAGAACCCGCACGGCCCGCCCCATTCCTGGTTCGTCGGGTTCGCGCCCGCCTACAATCCGCGGATCGTGATCGCGGCGATCGTGGAACACGGGCACCCGGACGGAGCCCCGTCGCTCGCCGTGCCTCTCGCGGCCGGGCTCGTGAACCGGCACCTCGAGACGCTCGGGCTGCCGCCGGAGGACACGCCCGGCATCCGTCCGACAGAAGCGCTCCCGGCTCCGGCGGGTGGATGA
- a CDS encoding rod shape-determining protein MreC, whose protein sequence is MSYQGVRPQGRKLLDVVFFSLALILSGVAAGLSSAHQSQVESAVRATALYPFLLLHRLAAERGQIERRVEGLLAERDSLTELLLRYRDRTAPVEEESSAQALSALPAGSVAPAVVYPGRPHVGNPDLFVLSGPDFRGREFPVGVVTGIGLVGVVRAAHGRGGRGEFWSHPDFRVSVLAEGEGVSGVVRPLRADGGQPVLLLEGAPFQADIPPGTLLVTTGIAGVYPPGVPVGHIREPAEPEAGWMKRYFVEPSVRPEEVRDVFVWTRPELPAGVEADTASAPTESGAAPTDTASARR, encoded by the coding sequence GTGAGTTACCAGGGCGTCCGGCCGCAGGGTCGCAAGCTGCTCGATGTCGTTTTCTTCTCCCTTGCCCTCATCCTCAGCGGCGTCGCCGCGGGCCTGTCCAGCGCCCATCAGAGCCAGGTGGAGTCCGCCGTCCGCGCCACCGCGCTTTATCCGTTTCTTCTGCTCCATCGCCTCGCAGCCGAGCGGGGCCAGATCGAGCGCCGCGTCGAGGGCCTGCTGGCGGAGCGGGACTCGCTCACGGAACTCCTGCTGCGCTACCGGGACCGGACGGCGCCGGTCGAGGAAGAGTCTTCCGCGCAGGCGCTCTCGGCTCTCCCCGCGGGGTCGGTCGCGCCGGCGGTCGTCTACCCGGGACGCCCCCACGTCGGCAATCCGGACCTGTTCGTCCTGTCGGGACCCGATTTTCGGGGTCGCGAGTTTCCTGTCGGCGTCGTCACCGGCATCGGGCTGGTCGGCGTCGTGAGAGCCGCTCACGGTCGGGGGGGGCGGGGCGAATTCTGGAGTCATCCCGACTTCCGGGTCAGCGTCCTGGCCGAAGGGGAGGGTGTGTCGGGGGTCGTCAGGCCACTGCGCGCGGACGGAGGGCAACCCGTGCTCCTGCTCGAGGGCGCGCCCTTCCAGGCGGACATCCCGCCGGGGACTCTGCTGGTCACGACAGGGATTGCCGGGGTCTATCCGCCGGGCGTACCGGTGGGACACATCCGCGAACCCGCCGAGCCGGAGGCGGGCTGGATGAAGCGCTATTTCGTGGAGCCGTCCGTGCGTCCGGAAGAGGTCAGGGACGTGTTCGTGTGGACCCGGCCCGAGTTGCCGGCGGGCGTCGAGGCGGACACGGCGTCCGCGCCGACGGAATCCGGGGCCGCGCCAACGGACACGGCTTCGGCCCGTCGATGA
- the accD gene encoding acetyl-CoA carboxylase, carboxyltransferase subunit beta has product MSWFSKPKRKLVSQKRELPGDVWDRCAGCGEILYSGRLEENLHVCPNCGHHFRITAESYEAMLLDGGGLAELHDGHLRSADPLGFVDSRSYAERIAQAEQRGGDQDAIRTGRGEIGGREVHLGTMDFRFIGGSMGSVVGEKIRRLADRSLERGVPLIIISASGGARMQEGILSLMQMGKTAAALEQLASAGIPYVSVLTNPTTGGVTASYAMLGDVILAEPGALIGFAGPRVIKETIRQDLPEGFQTAEFLEEHGMIDRIVPRQEMRGALASLLDHMC; this is encoded by the coding sequence GTGTCCTGGTTCAGCAAACCAAAGCGCAAGCTGGTCTCACAGAAGCGTGAGCTTCCGGGCGACGTGTGGGATCGGTGCGCCGGGTGCGGCGAGATTCTCTACAGCGGACGGCTGGAGGAGAATCTCCACGTCTGCCCGAACTGCGGCCATCATTTTCGCATCACCGCGGAGTCCTACGAGGCCATGCTGCTCGACGGCGGAGGTCTGGCCGAACTCCACGACGGGCACCTGCGCTCCGCCGATCCGCTCGGGTTCGTCGACTCCCGCAGCTATGCCGAACGCATCGCGCAGGCGGAGCAACGGGGCGGCGACCAGGATGCCATTCGGACGGGGCGCGGCGAGATCGGAGGCAGGGAAGTCCACCTCGGGACCATGGATTTCCGCTTCATCGGCGGGTCGATGGGGTCGGTGGTGGGCGAGAAGATCCGCCGTCTCGCCGACCGCTCCCTCGAACGGGGAGTGCCGCTCATCATCATTTCCGCTTCCGGCGGCGCGCGGATGCAGGAAGGGATCCTTTCCCTCATGCAGATGGGAAAGACGGCGGCCGCGCTCGAGCAGCTTGCGAGTGCCGGCATCCCCTACGTGAGCGTCCTCACGAACCCCACCACGGGCGGGGTGACGGCGTCATACGCGATGCTGGGGGATGTGATTCTCGCGGAACCCGGCGCCCTGATCGGTTTTGCCGGCCCGCGCGTGATCAAGGAAACGATCCGGCAGGATCTTCCGGAGGGGTTCCAGACCGCGGAGTTCCTGGAAGAGCACGGGATGATCGACCGCATCGTCCCGCGTCAGGAGATGCGCGGCGCCCTCGCGAGCCTCCTGGATCACATGTGCTGA
- the rodA gene encoding rod shape-determining protein RodA, with product MIDRLRISGVGDPTLLALVLFMTGLGIAMIYSAGQVDVQSLATGIWVRQLYWFGVAIAALAVTSRFSLRFLEWLAPWVYGLTILLLVLVFFVGTGPNGSWLELGPGRLQPAEVAKLGTILMLARVMGGAPGPYERLLEFWKPAVITLVPFVLVLRQPDLGSAMIFGALLLAVLFWSGVPLPKIFLLTSPGLSLLLGFNWIAWGLGFLVVAACLYVHRLFILEAVGVLLANVFAGALTLRIWDSLADYQRNRLLVFLDPEIDPLGAGWHLIQSKVAIGSGGLIGAGFANGPQKRLAFLPEQHTDFIFSVVGEEFGFIGVMLFLVLFAFLLWRVLRVASVMDDRFGSLIAFCLFAVLLTHIAVNLGMAVGMMPVTGLPLPLLSYGGSFLLVLYAGFGIVQRVAWEA from the coding sequence ATGATCGACCGCCTGCGCATCTCCGGGGTGGGAGATCCGACGCTCCTCGCGCTGGTTCTGTTCATGACCGGGCTCGGAATCGCGATGATCTATTCGGCCGGGCAGGTCGACGTGCAGTCGCTGGCCACCGGAATCTGGGTTCGCCAGCTCTACTGGTTCGGTGTGGCGATCGCCGCGCTGGCCGTGACCTCCCGCTTCTCGCTCCGTTTCCTCGAATGGTTGGCGCCCTGGGTCTACGGGCTCACCATCCTCCTCCTCGTCCTCGTTTTTTTCGTCGGGACGGGCCCGAACGGTAGCTGGCTCGAACTCGGCCCCGGACGACTGCAGCCGGCGGAAGTCGCGAAGCTGGGGACGATCCTCATGCTGGCGCGGGTGATGGGAGGTGCGCCGGGCCCGTACGAGCGGCTCCTGGAGTTCTGGAAACCCGCCGTCATTACGCTCGTCCCGTTCGTGCTCGTGCTGCGGCAGCCAGACCTCGGCAGCGCCATGATCTTCGGAGCGCTCCTGCTCGCCGTGCTGTTCTGGAGCGGCGTGCCGCTGCCGAAGATCTTCCTGCTCACGTCTCCGGGACTCAGTCTCCTGCTCGGCTTCAACTGGATCGCGTGGGGCCTCGGGTTCCTCGTCGTCGCAGCCTGCCTGTACGTACACCGCCTCTTCATCCTGGAAGCGGTAGGCGTGCTCCTCGCAAACGTCTTCGCGGGCGCGCTCACGCTCCGCATATGGGATTCTCTCGCCGACTATCAGCGGAACCGGCTTCTCGTCTTCCTGGACCCGGAGATCGATCCGCTTGGTGCCGGCTGGCATCTCATCCAGTCGAAGGTCGCCATCGGCTCCGGCGGACTCATCGGCGCGGGCTTCGCCAACGGTCCGCAGAAGCGGCTCGCCTTCCTCCCGGAGCAGCATACGGACTTCATCTTCTCCGTCGTGGGGGAGGAGTTCGGGTTCATCGGCGTGATGCTGTTCCTGGTGCTCTTCGCTTTCCTCCTCTGGCGCGTGCTTCGGGTGGCCTCCGTGATGGACGACCGATTCGGAAGCCTGATCGCATTCTGCCTGTTCGCGGTCCTCCTGACGCACATCGCGGTGAACCTGGGGATGGCGGTGGGCATGATGCCGGTGACCGGACTGCCCTTGCCGCTCCTCAGCTACGGGGGGAGCTTTCTGCTCGTGCTCTACGCGGGCTTCGGGATCGTGCAGCGCGTGGCCTGGGAGGCCTGA
- the mreD gene encoding rod shape-determining protein MreD, with product MSPAGKWFVAALLLVLHFALHPLWSRWPIAPDLVAGGLIMGSLQLRWGRAAGFGCVIGLMEAAISLGPMGLTMLLFSLTGALVGWARRLIYSDSGKVTPAFVFFGTWLLRLAVAIFVVGDWSAEALLVDGAGSAALTTAACWLTARLVSAVTR from the coding sequence ATGAGTCCGGCCGGGAAGTGGTTCGTCGCCGCACTCCTGCTGGTCCTGCACTTCGCGCTGCATCCGCTCTGGAGCCGATGGCCGATCGCGCCGGATCTCGTCGCCGGGGGGTTGATCATGGGCTCGTTGCAACTCCGATGGGGACGGGCCGCGGGCTTCGGGTGCGTGATCGGCCTCATGGAAGCGGCGATCTCGCTGGGACCGATGGGGCTCACGATGTTACTCTTTTCGCTGACCGGGGCACTCGTGGGCTGGGCGCGGCGCCTGATCTACTCGGATTCGGGCAAGGTCACGCCGGCCTTCGTCTTTTTCGGGACGTGGCTTCTGCGGCTGGCGGTCGCGATCTTCGTCGTGGGAGACTGGTCGGCGGAGGCGCTGCTCGTCGACGGTGCCGGATCGGCCGCGCTGACCACGGCGGCGTGCTGGCTCACGGCACGACTGGTTTCGGCGGTCACGAGGTGA
- the hisS gene encoding histidine--tRNA ligase gives MSSGGIRGLTGFRDFFPEELALRRHIFSAWRRVGARYGFTEYDGPPLEALELYTRKSGEEIVGQLYEFEDKGGRAVALRPEMTPTFARMIAARAAGLPKPVRWFSIPQLFRYERPQRGRLREHFQLNMDIVGETNPLADAEIISAGIDALRELGLGAADIVVRISDRRLIGALLDAHGISAEDHVPVFGALDRLEKEGEDGVRGRLAEYGVEKEVATRLLAAIRQPLEELAAAHAGDEAVAAAADRLSTVFAHLDATGFADFVRFDAGLVRGLAYYTGTVFEIWDRRDELRAICGGGRYDDLLKALGGVDLPALGFGMGDVVLTELLRDRGLAPDAARRVDDYIVCVSDAERPLALGLARALRDRGRRVLYDLRPRGVGRQFKAAHQAGAGRAIVLGPQEVERGVAVLRDMASGEEREVAIETLAGPRPDETRGEEVR, from the coding sequence GTGAGTTCCGGCGGGATCCGCGGTCTGACCGGTTTTCGAGATTTCTTTCCCGAGGAACTCGCCCTTCGCCGACACATCTTTTCGGCCTGGCGCAGGGTTGGCGCCCGCTACGGATTCACGGAGTATGACGGACCTCCCCTCGAAGCGCTGGAACTCTACACGCGGAAGTCCGGCGAAGAGATCGTAGGCCAACTGTACGAGTTCGAGGACAAGGGGGGCCGGGCCGTGGCGCTGCGGCCCGAGATGACGCCTACCTTCGCGCGCATGATCGCCGCGCGCGCCGCCGGGCTCCCGAAGCCGGTACGCTGGTTCTCGATCCCGCAGCTCTTCCGCTACGAACGGCCGCAGCGCGGTCGGCTCCGCGAACACTTCCAGCTCAACATGGACATCGTCGGTGAAACGAACCCGCTCGCCGATGCGGAGATCATCAGCGCGGGCATCGACGCGCTGCGGGAACTCGGCCTGGGGGCCGCGGACATCGTGGTCCGCATCTCGGACCGACGCCTCATCGGCGCACTTCTCGACGCCCACGGGATCTCCGCCGAAGACCATGTCCCGGTGTTCGGCGCCCTCGACCGGCTCGAGAAGGAAGGAGAGGACGGGGTCCGCGGGCGGCTCGCGGAATACGGCGTGGAGAAGGAAGTGGCGACTCGTTTGCTCGCGGCCATCCGGCAGCCGCTCGAGGAACTGGCGGCCGCGCACGCGGGAGACGAAGCGGTCGCCGCGGCGGCCGACCGACTATCCACCGTGTTTGCGCATCTCGACGCGACGGGCTTCGCCGACTTCGTCAGGTTCGACGCGGGCCTCGTCCGCGGACTTGCCTACTACACCGGGACGGTGTTCGAGATCTGGGATCGCCGCGACGAACTGCGCGCGATCTGCGGTGGTGGCCGCTATGATGACCTTCTGAAGGCGCTGGGAGGCGTGGATCTCCCGGCTCTCGGCTTCGGCATGGGGGATGTGGTCCTCACGGAACTTCTCAGGGATCGGGGACTCGCGCCCGACGCTGCCCGTCGCGTGGACGACTACATCGTATGCGTTTCCGATGCGGAGCGCCCGCTTGCGCTCGGTCTGGCTCGCGCTCTGCGCGACCGGGGACGGCGAGTGCTCTACGACCTTCGGCCGCGCGGGGTCGGACGCCAGTTCAAGGCCGCCCACCAGGCCGGCGCCGGCCGCGCCATCGTACTCGGGCCGCAGGAAGTGGAGCGGGGCGTCGCGGTACTCCGCGACATGGCGTCCGGCGAGGAACGGGAAGTCGCGATCGAGACCCTGGCCGGACCACGCCCCGACGAAACGAGAGGGGAGGAAGTGCGGTGA
- a CDS encoding BrxA/BrxB family bacilliredoxin, with protein sequence MLYDPRLVQPMRDELTRLGVRELRTSDEVDEVLASEGETLVVVNSVCGCAARNARPAVAMAMGHGKQPDRVVTVFAGQDVEATARARQYFTGVRPSSPSLALLSDGELQFMLERHQIEGREARDIAADLTKAYDRYCATS encoded by the coding sequence ATGCTGTACGATCCCAGACTGGTACAACCGATGAGGGACGAACTGACGCGCCTCGGCGTGCGTGAGCTCCGGACCTCCGATGAAGTGGACGAAGTCCTCGCGTCGGAAGGGGAGACGCTCGTCGTCGTGAACTCCGTCTGCGGCTGCGCGGCGCGCAACGCACGACCCGCGGTGGCGATGGCCATGGGTCACGGAAAGCAGCCCGACCGCGTCGTCACGGTCTTCGCGGGACAGGATGTGGAAGCGACGGCGCGCGCGCGGCAGTATTTCACCGGCGTGCGACCCTCGTCACCGTCTCTCGCGCTGCTCTCGGACGGGGAACTGCAGTTCATGCTCGAGCGGCACCAGATCGAGGGCCGCGAGGCGCGCGATATCGCGGCCGACCTCACAAAGGCGTACGACCGATACTGCGCGACGAGCTAG